A window of Bdellovibrionota bacterium genomic DNA:
TGATGGACTCGGTGACTCGTTTTGCAATGGCGCAAAGAGAAATTGGACTCAACATTGGCGAGCCGGCAACAACAAAAGGTTACACGCCAAGTGTATTTGCATTGTTGCCAAAATTATTAGAAAGAATGGGTTCATTTGAATCAGGAAGCTCAATCACGGGTCTCTATACTGTTTTAGTAGAGGGCGATGATATGGACGATCCAATTGCCGATTCAGTAAGATCAATTGTTGATGGTCACATTGTTTTAACTAGAAAATTAGCTCACAAGGGTCATTTCCCTGCTATCGATGTGCTTCAAAGTTCAAGTCGTGTGATGAGAAAAGTCATCGCACCCGAACACATGAACTTTGCCCATCAATTCAAAGAGCTTTTAGCAACTTATGCGGACGCGGAAGATCTAATTAATATTGGAGCTTATAAAGCCGGAGCTAGTCCAAAGATTGATAGAGCTGTAAGACTTCACGATAAGATGGATCAATTTTTAAAACAAAATATAGACGAGAAAGCCAGTTTTAATGATTCGCTTTATGGAATGGTAGATATCTTAAGCGGTGGATGATAGAATTATTATAAGTGGACATGAAGTCCGCTTCGCACTGAATAGTGCAATCAGACAGGAAGTTTAAGCCAATGAAGTTTAAGTTCGCACTTGAAAAAGTACTTAAGCATAAAAAAATTCTGGAAGACCAGGCCAAGAAAGACTTTGGCGAAATTTCTAAAAGGCTTAGAGATCAAGAGCAATTCCTGACAAATTTAGAAGCGGATCTCAAAACGGCATTCGAAAATAAACATCAAATTCAAATCATGGGTGGAAACATAGGTGCATACCTAGAATTTTTCCATAACTATTACAATGCTCAAAAGAAATTGATCGAAAATCAAAAGAAAATCATCTCAGGGTTAGAGCGTATTCTCGAGGAAAAAAGACAATTTCTCGTACAGGCAGCTAGAGATCACAAGACCTTCACAATGTTAAAAGAAAAGAAAAAATTAGAATTTAAAAAAGAATTAAATAAACGCGAACAGAAACGTCTCGATGATATGAACATCATGAGACATGATAAGGCAGTGTAATAATGAAAACAGGGTAC
This region includes:
- the fliJ gene encoding flagellar export protein FliJ yields the protein MKFKFALEKVLKHKKILEDQAKKDFGEISKRLRDQEQFLTNLEADLKTAFENKHQIQIMGGNIGAYLEFFHNYYNAQKKLIENQKKIISGLERILEEKRQFLVQAARDHKTFTMLKEKKKLEFKKELNKREQKRLDDMNIMRHDKAV